Sequence from the Spartinivicinus marinus genome:
TCGCATCAGGTAAAAAAGGATTTCAGTTTATTATAAAAAAAATAGTGTTTAAACGAGACTCAAATGAATTGAGCCAATATATTAAAAGCTTGACTAAAAGAAAAGATTTAATTAATAATGACGACTTAAATAAGTTGAGCTTGTACGATTTATGTAGAATACACTTAAATATAAACCAAACTGATAAATACATTGTTACTGAAGATGGCTCTCCTGGCTTATTTGCTGAGGTTTTGGGTCTTGATAAAGTTGAAAAATTTATCAAGGAACTAGTATTATCTGGTGGTAGAAGACAGCATGGTGCTTATGTATATAAAGCACTGAAAAACAAATATTTAAGGGAAATAAATCAAAATAAAGATTCAGCTCCCTCTGAGTTTGATACTAATTTAAATAAAGATGGGAATGAGAAAGAAATAATAACTGACCCATTTAAAAGAAATATTATACTATATAATAATGCTTTAAATGTATCATCAAAATACCTTATTGGAAAGCTACAGTCGCCTAACACTCAATATAACTTAAATTGCCAAGATTTATTTGAAGGACTAGTCGAGCGGCTCAAAAAACATCAACTATGGTCAAACGTTTTTACCGATAAGCTGAAAAAAGGGAAGTTTACTTATACACTAGTAATGATTATGTATGAGATCACAATTTTGTGGCATAGAAGCCCATTTTGTTATACGAAGGAAGACAAGGAAAGTTTTATACACCCTTGGGATTTTATCCAAGACCATGAAGTAAATCTGGATTTGCTTCCATCTGATAAGCTTGATAAAGCATTATATTTTTTGGATATATACAGGCAATTTAAAAATAGAGAGAAAATCGATTAGTGTCTTTAAGGGTTGATAGTGTCAATATCACGATTCATTAGCTCAACAGCATTGCTAAATCGACCGCTTTTATCTTGATACTTTGGCCAAAGCTTAAATGCACGCTTAATACAAGCTTTCTTTTCCATCTCTCCACGAAAGGGACCAGACCAGACACTGTTATTGAATCCATTTTGTTGAGCACAAGCATTCAACTCTGCTTGTGTCATAAAGGTAGTCATGTAATCGTTAGTGGCCAGTTTGGCTACACAATACACACCTATACAGTTACCTTTCTCTTTATCACTCAAAAAAGGGTTTTTGGTTTGGTGCTTTGGTGGCAGCAAAGGACCTAAATACTCAAACCCACCGTTCTGAATATCACTCTCAAATACTCGCTCAGCCACTACAAACTGTACTACACCCGTTTCTAAAGCCAGGGTATAAAGGCCGTGATAAGTGATGTCAAACTTACACTCTAAAGCTAGAAGTTCTTTGTTATACCGGGTTGTTAGGTAACACAGTTTCTTCTGGTGATTGAGCGTTAATCCTAAGCTGGCCGCTTGCAATAAGCTGTCGTGTATCGACTGTGGTGTGCAGTGCTGTAGCTTTGTTGTTTGTGCAATTTGTGTTTTAGCGAACTGAGCTTCTTCATGATAATTAAGATTATATTTATGATGCTCAACTATATGCTTAAACCGTTCTTCACTCTTAATGATAGCCTTAATATAAGTAGGTAACGGTGGGGTAGGGGAGTCATTGCTCATAGACGTGTTTTTGATAACCAAGATGATAAATTAAGGACAGTAATACCAGCCGTGGTATAACCTGGCCAGTGATTATTTTCTAAACAATTATTGAGCTTGAGTAACGCTTGAATCACTAGTTCATCAGCAAGCTGTTTGGTTTCCTCGCTTAGCGTGATAGGCTCACAGATAGCGACGTCTTGATATTCAACCACTAAAAAGTCAAAGCCACTGGGTAGCAAACCTGTGCACATCTCAAACACATAACGATAAAACGCATCTTGATACTGATAACCGTATTTAGCGGCTTTGCTTTTCCAAAGAACGGGGTTGGCTGTATCCGCTGTTTTCAGATCCCACAAGTGTAGGGTATTTGTTAAACAGTCTATACGGCATTTAAGGGGGAGATGGGTTATAGGGCAGGTGGC
This genomic interval carries:
- a CDS encoding RepB family plasmid replication initiator protein, yielding MTVKLVYRKEEGSYQGSKVIADMIALLSKKAADLSLPMDASKLNRSPVISSIELKCLIAMMELSRREREYLGITQHQWSYSDLAKTINFPNRNYELIKKSVYRLSSIKIATFDDLTTAKSIVTYLSENDELIHKPFTKAVLSAESKSFKIKSAGVFNYSLADWFYDDLHKVYTHVDFNYLSKLSSTQTIALYKLCRPYVQNQHVGREVHSRIYSQEELSCLLFMPNLVNVFPSEARKQIESKIKTVSKKDLDIEVRLIASGKKGFQFIIKKIVFKRDSNELSQYIKSLTKRKDLINNDDLNKLSLYDLCRIHLNINQTDKYIVTEDGSPGLFAEVLGLDKVEKFIKELVLSGGRRQHGAYVYKALKNKYLREINQNKDSAPSEFDTNLNKDGNEKEIITDPFKRNIILYNNALNVSSKYLIGKLQSPNTQYNLNCQDLFEGLVERLKKHQLWSNVFTDKLKKGKFTYTLVMIMYEITILWHRSPFCYTKEDKESFIHPWDFIQDHEVNLDLLPSDKLDKALYFLDIYRQFKNREKID
- a CDS encoding recombinase RecT, with product MSNDSPTPPLPTYIKAIIKSEERFKHIVEHHKYNLNYHEEAQFAKTQIAQTTKLQHCTPQSIHDSLLQAASLGLTLNHQKKLCYLTTRYNKELLALECKFDITYHGLYTLALETGVVQFVVAERVFESDIQNGGFEYLGPLLPPKHQTKNPFLSDKEKGNCIGVYCVAKLATNDYMTTFMTQAELNACAQQNGFNNSVWSGPFRGEMEKKACIKRAFKLWPKYQDKSGRFSNAVELMNRDIDTINP